In Kordia antarctica, the following proteins share a genomic window:
- a CDS encoding DNA-directed RNA polymerase subunit alpha, producing MALLNFQKPDKVIMIDSSEFDGKFEFRPLEPGYGLTIGNALRRVLLSSLEGFAITSVRMDKVDHEFSTISGVVEDVTEIILNLKQVRFKRQIDDIDNESVSISVSGKEQLTAGDFQKFISGFQVLNPDLVICNMDASVNLNMEITIEKGRGYVPAEENKKSNAPLGTIFTDSIYTPVKNVKYSIENYRVEQKTDYEKLVFEIITDGSIHPKEALTEAAKTLIHHFMLFSDERITLEADEIAQTETYDEESLHMRQLLKTKLVDMDLSVRALNCLKAAEVDTLGDLVSYNKNDLMKFRNFGKKSLTELEELVNVKGLSFGMDLSKYKLDKD from the coding sequence ATGGCATTATTAAACTTCCAAAAGCCCGATAAAGTTATCATGATTGACTCTTCTGAGTTTGACGGCAAATTTGAATTTCGTCCTTTAGAACCTGGTTATGGGTTAACTATCGGAAACGCATTAAGAAGAGTACTTCTATCATCATTGGAAGGTTTTGCGATTACTTCTGTTCGTATGGACAAAGTAGATCACGAATTTTCAACGATTTCTGGTGTTGTAGAAGATGTAACAGAAATTATTTTAAACTTAAAGCAAGTTCGCTTTAAAAGACAAATAGACGATATCGATAACGAATCAGTATCTATTTCTGTTTCAGGTAAAGAACAACTTACTGCTGGTGATTTTCAAAAATTCATCTCTGGTTTCCAAGTATTAAATCCAGATCTAGTAATCTGTAATATGGATGCTAGTGTGAACTTAAACATGGAAATTACTATCGAAAAGGGTAGAGGATATGTTCCTGCTGAAGAAAACAAAAAATCAAATGCGCCTTTAGGTACAATTTTTACAGATTCTATTTACACACCTGTAAAGAATGTAAAATACAGCATAGAAAACTATCGTGTTGAACAAAAAACTGATTATGAAAAATTAGTTTTTGAAATCATTACTGATGGATCTATTCATCCTAAAGAAGCTTTGACTGAAGCTGCAAAAACACTTATTCACCACTTCATGTTATTCTCAGATGAGCGTATCACACTAGAAGCGGATGAAATTGCACAAACAGAAACATATGATGAAGAATCATTACACATGCGTCAATTACTAAAAACAAAATTAGTAGACATGGACCTTTCTGTAAGAGCACTAAACTGTTTAAAAGCTGCGGAAGTAGATACACTAGGAGACTTAGTATCTTACAACAAAAATGATTTAATGAAATTCAGAAACTTCGGTAAAAAATCATTAACGGAACTAGAAGAACTAGTAAACGTTAAAGGTTTAAGTTTCGGAATGGACTTATCAAAATACAAATTAGATAAAGATTAA
- the carA gene encoding glutamine-hydrolyzing carbamoyl-phosphate synthase small subunit: MKYQTRQKAILLLEDGTIFHGKAIGESGTAFGEVCFNTGMTGYQEIFTDPSYYGQLMVTANVHIGNYGTATDEMESDSVKIAGLICKNFSYDYSRDAADSSLKEFLEKYNLFAISDVDTRGLVSYIRDNGAMNAVISTEVDNIAELKAKLAKVPSMAGLELASKVSTKEPYIYGDENATHKIAALDIGIKKNILRNLAKRDACIKVFPYNATFEEMNAWNPDGYFLSNGPGDPEPLQDAIALAKEIIKRDLPLFGICLGHQVIALANGISTYKMHNGHRGINHPVKNILTGKGEITSQNHGFAINREETEANADVEITHTHLNDNTVAGIRIKNKNCFSVQYHPEASPGPHDGEYLFDEFIANIQKVKTV; the protein is encoded by the coding sequence ATGAAATACCAAACTCGACAAAAGGCAATATTACTTCTTGAAGATGGAACTATCTTTCACGGAAAAGCAATTGGAGAATCAGGAACTGCTTTCGGAGAAGTCTGCTTCAACACAGGAATGACAGGATATCAAGAAATCTTCACAGATCCGTCATACTATGGACAATTAATGGTTACCGCAAATGTACACATTGGAAACTACGGAACAGCTACTGACGAAATGGAATCTGACAGCGTGAAAATTGCAGGTTTAATCTGTAAAAATTTTAGTTACGATTACTCGAGAGATGCCGCAGATAGTTCACTAAAAGAATTCTTAGAAAAATACAACCTATTTGCAATATCGGATGTTGATACACGCGGATTAGTAAGCTACATTAGAGACAATGGAGCAATGAATGCTGTTATTTCTACGGAAGTAGACAACATAGCCGAACTAAAAGCGAAACTAGCAAAAGTGCCAAGTATGGCAGGACTAGAATTAGCGTCAAAAGTATCAACCAAAGAACCTTATATATACGGAGACGAAAATGCTACTCACAAAATTGCCGCACTTGATATCGGAATAAAAAAGAACATTCTCAGAAACCTTGCAAAGCGAGATGCGTGTATCAAAGTATTTCCATACAATGCAACGTTTGAAGAAATGAACGCGTGGAATCCTGATGGATATTTCTTATCAAACGGACCAGGCGATCCAGAACCGTTGCAGGATGCAATTGCACTAGCTAAAGAAATCATAAAGCGCGATTTACCATTATTTGGAATCTGTTTAGGACATCAAGTAATTGCGTTGGCAAACGGAATTTCAACGTACAAAATGCACAACGGACACCGAGGAATCAATCATCCAGTAAAAAATATATTGACAGGAAAAGGCGAAATCACATCGCAAAATCATGGGTTTGCTATCAACAGAGAAGAAACGGAAGCAAATGCTGATGTGGAAATCACGCATACACACTTAAATGATAATACCGTTGCTGGAATTCGTATAAAAAACAAAAACTGTTTCTCGGTACAATACCATCCAGAAGCAAGTCCAGGGCCACATGACGGAGAATATTTATTTGATGAATTTATCGCGAATATTCAAAAAGTAAAAACGGTTTAG
- a CDS encoding citrate synthase, with protein MSEKIAKLEINGEKYEFPVIEGTENEIAIDIKNLRGSTNGVITIDPGYKNTGSCESAITFLDGEKGILRYRGYAIEDLAEKADFLEVAYLLIFGELPTSKQLAKFHKDIKAQSIVDDDIKKIIDAFPKTAHPMGVLASLTSALTAFNPSSVNVDSEEEMYNAIVKILGKFPVLVAWAMRKKQGLPLDYGNSSLGYVENILQMMFKKPHEEYKLNPIVVNALDKLLILHADHEQNCSTSTVRMVGSSHAGLFASLAAGISALWGPLHGGANQAVLEMLEGIREDGGDTKKYMAKAKDKSDSFRLMGFGHRVYKNFDPRATIIKKAADEVLADLGVEDPILDIAKGLEKEALEDSYFVDRKLYPNVDFYSGIIYRGMGIPTEMFTVMFALGRLPGWIAQWREMRLRKEPIGRPRQVYIGENHREFSKISDR; from the coding sequence ATGTCAGAGAAAATAGCTAAGTTAGAAATCAATGGTGAGAAATATGAGTTCCCTGTAATTGAAGGTACAGAAAATGAAATCGCTATTGACATCAAAAATTTAAGAGGATCAACAAATGGAGTTATTACCATTGATCCTGGATATAAAAATACAGGTTCTTGTGAAAGTGCGATTACATTTTTAGATGGAGAAAAAGGTATTCTCCGTTACAGAGGATATGCTATTGAAGACTTAGCTGAAAAAGCAGACTTTTTAGAGGTTGCTTACTTATTAATCTTTGGAGAATTGCCAACTTCAAAGCAACTGGCAAAATTCCATAAAGACATCAAAGCGCAATCTATTGTTGATGATGATATCAAAAAAATAATAGACGCGTTTCCAAAAACAGCACATCCAATGGGCGTGTTGGCTTCACTAACTAGCGCATTAACAGCGTTCAATCCATCATCAGTAAATGTTGATTCGGAAGAAGAAATGTATAATGCCATCGTAAAAATACTTGGAAAATTCCCTGTATTAGTAGCTTGGGCAATGCGTAAAAAACAAGGCTTACCATTAGATTATGGAAATTCATCATTAGGATATGTAGAAAACATATTGCAAATGATGTTCAAGAAGCCGCATGAAGAATACAAACTAAATCCAATAGTTGTAAATGCATTAGACAAATTACTAATCTTACATGCAGATCACGAGCAAAACTGTTCAACATCTACAGTTCGTATGGTAGGTTCGTCTCACGCTGGATTATTTGCTTCACTTGCTGCTGGAATCTCAGCACTTTGGGGACCATTACACGGAGGTGCAAACCAAGCCGTATTGGAAATGTTAGAAGGAATTCGTGAAGATGGTGGAGACACTAAAAAATACATGGCGAAAGCAAAAGATAAAAGTGATTCTTTCCGTTTAATGGGATTCGGACACAGAGTTTACAAAAACTTTGATCCAAGAGCAACCATTATCAAAAAAGCAGCCGATGAAGTATTAGCTGACTTAGGAGTAGAAGATCCAATCTTAGACATTGCAAAAGGATTAGAAAAAGAAGCGTTAGAAGACTCATACTTTGTAGACAGAAAACTATATCCAAACGTGGATTTCTACTCTGGAATCATTTACAGAGGAATGGGAATTCCAACAGAAATGTTTACAGTAATGTTCGCTTTAGGACGTTTACCTGGATGGATTGCACAATGGAGAGAAATGCGTTTGCGCAAAGAACCAATTGGTCGTCCACGCCAAGTTTACATAGGAGAAAATCACAGAGAATTTTCTAAAATCTCTGACAGATAA
- the rpsM gene encoding 30S ribosomal protein S13, whose protein sequence is MARIAGVDIPKHKRGVIALTYIFGVGRSRSKEVLATAKVSEDTKVSDWTDDEIGRIREAVGSFTIEGELRTEVQLNIKRLMDIGCYRGIRHRSGLPLRGQRTKNNSRTRKGRRKTVANKKKATK, encoded by the coding sequence ATGGCAAGAATCGCAGGAGTAGACATTCCAAAACACAAAAGAGGTGTTATCGCACTGACTTACATCTTTGGAGTCGGTAGAAGTAGATCTAAAGAAGTTTTAGCTACAGCAAAAGTAAGTGAAGATACTAAAGTATCTGATTGGACTGATGACGAAATCGGAAGAATTCGTGAAGCAGTTGGATCTTTTACTATTGAAGGTGAATTACGTACTGAAGTTCAATTAAACATCAAACGTTTAATGGATATCGGTTGTTATAGAGGAATTCGTCATAGATCTGGACTTCCATTAAGAGGTCAGAGAACTAAGAACAACTCTAGAACAAGAAAAGGTAGAAGAAAAACTGTTGCTAACAAGAAAAAAGCAACTAAATAA
- the ykgO gene encoding type B 50S ribosomal protein L36, with protein MKVRASIKKRSPECKIVRRKGRLYVINKKNPRFKQRQG; from the coding sequence ATGAAGGTAAGAGCATCAATAAAAAAGAGAAGTCCCGAGTGCAAAATTGTGCGTCGTAAGGGAAGATTATACGTAATCAATAAAAAGAATCCTAGATTTAAACAAAGACAAGGATAG
- the rpsD gene encoding 30S ribosomal protein S4 — translation MARYTGPKTKIARKFGEAIFGEDKSFEKRNYPPGQHGNNRRRGKKSEYAIQLMEKQKAKYTYGILERQFRNLFEKANRSKAITGEVLLQLCESRLDNVVYRMGVAPTRSGARQLVSHRHITVNGEKVNIPSYSLKPGDVVGVRVKSKSLEVIERSLANASHVYEWITWNGEKMEGTFVAIPERLQIPENIKEQLIVELYSK, via the coding sequence ATGGCAAGATATACTGGTCCTAAAACTAAAATTGCCCGTAAATTCGGAGAAGCAATTTTTGGAGAAGATAAATCTTTTGAAAAAAGAAACTATCCTCCAGGTCAACACGGAAACAACAGACGTAGAGGAAAAAAATCCGAATACGCAATCCAGTTGATGGAAAAGCAAAAAGCTAAATACACGTACGGAATTCTTGAACGTCAGTTCAGAAACTTGTTCGAAAAAGCAAACAGGAGTAAAGCAATTACTGGTGAAGTACTTTTACAATTATGTGAATCTCGTTTAGATAACGTAGTTTACAGAATGGGAGTTGCACCAACAAGAAGCGGAGCAAGACAATTAGTATCGCATCGTCATATTACTGTAAACGGAGAAAAAGTAAACATTCCTTCTTACAGCCTTAAACCAGGTGATGTAGTTGGAGTAAGAGTAAAATCTAAATCTCTAGAAGTAATTGAAAGATCTCTAGCAAATGCTAGCCACGTATATGAGTGGATCACATGGAATGGAGAAAAAATGGAAGGTACATTTGTTGCTATTCCTGAAAGACTTCAGATTCCTGAAAACATTAAAGAGCAATTAATCGTAGAATTATATTCTAAATAA
- the rplQ gene encoding 50S ribosomal protein L17, with protein sequence MRHGKKGNNLGRKTAHRKAMLANMACSLIEHKRINTTVAKAKALKLFFEPLVTKSKEDTTHNRRLVFSKLRDKYAVTELFRDVAVKVADRPGGYTRIIKLGNRLGDNAQMALIELVDYNETYTTEKKAKTTRRSRRGGKKETAPVVETPQASTEEE encoded by the coding sequence ATGAGACACGGAAAAAAAGGAAACAACCTAGGTAGAAAAACTGCTCACAGAAAAGCAATGTTAGCTAATATGGCGTGTTCATTAATTGAACACAAACGTATTAACACAACTGTTGCAAAAGCGAAAGCTTTAAAACTTTTCTTTGAACCATTAGTAACTAAATCTAAGGAAGATACTACGCACAATCGTCGTTTAGTATTTAGTAAACTTAGAGACAAGTATGCGGTAACTGAATTATTCAGAGACGTTGCTGTAAAAGTTGCTGATAGACCAGGTGGTTACACAAGAATCATAAAACTAGGAAATCGTCTTGGAGATAATGCTCAAATGGCATTAATCGAATTAGTAGACTACAACGAAACGTACACTACTGAGAAAAAAGCGAAAACTACTAGAAGAAGTAGAAGAGGTGGAAAGAAAGAAACTGCACCAGTAGTAGAAACGCCACAAGCTTCAACTGAAGAAGAATAA
- the rpsK gene encoding 30S ribosomal protein S11, with protein MAKSSKSTKKRKVIVDAVGAAHVTASFNNIIISLANKKGDVISWSSAGKMGFRGSKKNTPYAAQTAAEEASKVAHEAGLRKVKVYVKGPGNGRESAIRTIHNAGIEVTEIIDVTPLPHNGCRPPKRRRV; from the coding sequence ATGGCAAAATCTAGCAAAAGTACGAAAAAACGTAAAGTAATAGTTGACGCAGTTGGAGCGGCGCATGTAACTGCATCTTTCAACAATATCATCATATCACTTGCAAACAAAAAAGGAGATGTAATTTCTTGGTCATCTGCAGGGAAAATGGGCTTTAGAGGTTCTAAAAAGAACACACCTTACGCAGCGCAAACAGCAGCGGAAGAAGCATCTAAAGTAGCTCATGAAGCAGGATTACGTAAAGTAAAAGTTTATGTAAAAGGTCCAGGAAATGGTAGAGAATCTGCTATCAGAACCATCCACAACGCAGGAATTGAAGTAACTGAGATTATCGATGTTACTCCATTACCACACAATGGATGTAGACCTCCAAAAAGAAGAAGAGTATAA
- the rplO gene encoding 50S ribosomal protein L15 has translation MELNNLKPAEGSVQSNNKRVGRGQGSGKGGTSTRGHNGAKSRSGYSKKIGFEGGQMPLQRRVPKFGFTNINRKEYQGVNLDRLQEMVEEGKITDTVDLQVLVANRVARKNDLVKILGRGELKSKLKVTAHKFTASAKAAIEAAGGEAVTL, from the coding sequence ATGGAGTTAAATAACTTAAAACCAGCTGAAGGTTCAGTTCAAAGTAATAACAAAAGAGTAGGTAGAGGACAAGGTTCTGGAAAAGGTGGTACTTCGACAAGAGGTCACAACGGAGCAAAATCTCGATCAGGTTATTCAAAGAAAATTGGATTTGAAGGTGGTCAAATGCCTCTGCAAAGACGTGTTCCTAAGTTTGGTTTCACAAATATCAATCGTAAAGAATATCAAGGTGTAAATCTTGATAGACTACAAGAAATGGTAGAGGAAGGTAAAATCACAGATACTGTCGATTTACAAGTATTAGTAGCGAATAGAGTAGCTAGAAAAAATGATTTGGTAAAAATCCTTGGAAGAGGTGAACTAAAATCAAAATTAAAAGTTACAGCACACAAATTCACAGCTTCAGCTAAAGCAGCTATCGAAGCAGCAGGAGGAGAAGCAGTAACTTTATAA
- the eno gene encoding phosphopyruvate hydratase — protein MSRIINIHARQIFDSRGNPTVEVDVVTENGILGRAAVPSGASTGEHEAVELRDGGNAYMGKGVSKAVNNVNTTIAEALMGVSVFEQNQIDKIMIDLDGTPNKKNLGANAILGVSLAAAKAAANELGMPLYRYVGGVSANTLPVPMMNIINGGSHSDAPIAFQEFMVMPVKAKNFTHAMQMGTEIFHHLKKVLHDRGLSTAVGDEGGFAPTLDGTEDALDTISLAVANAGYKLGDEIMIALDCAAAEFYVDGAYDYSKFEGSTGKVRTSKEQADYLAELAANYPIISIEDGMDENDWEGWKYLTEIVGDKVQLVGDDLFVTNVERLSRGIENNTANSILIKVNQIGTLTETIAAVNMAHNAGYTSVMSHRSGETEDNTIADLAVALNTGQIKTGSASRSDRMAKYNQLLRIEEELGEVAYFPQEKAFKIN, from the coding sequence ATGAGCAGAATTATCAACATTCACGCAAGACAAATATTTGATTCAAGAGGTAACCCAACTGTTGAAGTAGATGTAGTAACGGAAAATGGAATATTGGGAAGAGCAGCAGTACCATCTGGAGCATCAACAGGAGAACATGAAGCTGTTGAGTTAAGAGATGGCGGAAACGCTTACATGGGAAAAGGAGTTAGCAAAGCTGTGAACAATGTAAATACAACGATCGCAGAAGCACTTATGGGAGTTTCTGTATTTGAGCAAAATCAAATCGACAAAATAATGATCGATTTAGACGGAACGCCAAACAAAAAGAATCTTGGAGCAAATGCAATACTAGGAGTTTCTTTAGCAGCCGCAAAAGCAGCCGCAAACGAATTGGGAATGCCATTATATAGATATGTTGGAGGCGTTTCTGCAAACACACTTCCAGTGCCAATGATGAATATCATCAATGGAGGATCACATTCTGATGCGCCAATCGCGTTTCAAGAATTCATGGTCATGCCTGTAAAAGCGAAAAACTTTACACATGCTATGCAAATGGGAACTGAGATCTTTCATCACCTAAAAAAAGTTTTACACGACAGAGGTTTAAGTACAGCTGTTGGAGATGAAGGTGGATTTGCACCAACATTAGACGGAACAGAAGATGCTTTAGATACAATTTCATTAGCAGTTGCGAATGCAGGTTACAAACTTGGAGACGAAATTATGATTGCTTTAGATTGCGCTGCAGCAGAATTTTATGTTGATGGCGCTTATGATTACTCAAAATTTGAAGGTTCAACAGGGAAAGTAAGAACTTCCAAAGAACAAGCGGATTACTTAGCTGAATTAGCAGCAAACTATCCAATTATTTCTATAGAAGATGGAATGGACGAAAACGATTGGGAAGGTTGGAAATACCTAACTGAGATTGTTGGAGACAAAGTTCAATTAGTTGGAGACGATTTATTTGTAACGAATGTAGAACGTTTATCAAGAGGAATTGAAAACAATACTGCAAACTCTATCTTAATCAAAGTAAACCAAATAGGGACGTTGACAGAAACAATTGCTGCTGTAAATATGGCACATAATGCTGGATACACTTCGGTAATGTCACACAGATCTGGAGAAACAGAAGACAACACCATTGCAGATTTAGCAGTTGCGTTAAACACAGGACAAATTAAAACTGGTTCGGCTTCTCGTTCAGACAGAATGGCAAAATACAATCAATTATTACGTATCGAAGAAGAATTAGGAGAAGTTGCCTACTTTCCACAAGAAAAAGCATTCAAAATCAACTAA
- a CDS encoding DUF350 domain-containing protein gives MKTDIFYLALSQMVLSIVLAIIIFFISYKILIRIFKLKEENLNDSNLALSIFFSGIIFSTGYLLSGIIPSIISAIEMLKIHAKENLFVEILKYSSLSLFAGFLLAGLIHFSSFMLAKSLTKHVDEVAELKKNNLAVAILLTTILITITMISRDSLVFLIELFLPQPTVLEYT, from the coding sequence ATGAAAACAGACATATTCTATCTAGCATTAAGTCAAATGGTACTATCAATAGTACTTGCCATTATCATATTCTTTATTTCGTATAAAATATTGATCAGAATATTTAAGCTAAAAGAAGAAAATCTAAATGACTCCAATTTGGCATTAAGTATCTTCTTTTCAGGAATCATCTTTAGTACAGGATATTTGCTCAGCGGAATCATTCCGTCAATCATCAGTGCGATAGAAATGTTGAAAATTCATGCGAAAGAAAACCTATTCGTTGAAATCTTAAAATATTCGTCGCTATCACTATTTGCAGGATTCTTGTTAGCCGGATTAATTCACTTCAGTTCTTTTATGTTGGCAAAATCATTAACAAAGCATGTGGATGAAGTTGCAGAATTAAAAAAGAATAATTTAGCTGTCGCGATTTTACTCACAACAATTCTAATCACAATCACGATGATTTCTAGAGACAGTCTCGTATTCTTAATCGAACTCTTCTTGCCACAACCAACGGTTTTAGAATACACATAA
- the rpmD gene encoding 50S ribosomal protein L30: MAKIKVKQVRSKISRPQNQKRTLEALGLKKIGQVVEHEATPNILGMVNKVKHLVSVEEA, translated from the coding sequence ATGGCAAAAATCAAAGTAAAACAAGTAAGAAGCAAAATTAGTCGTCCTCAAAATCAAAAGAGAACACTAGAAGCGCTTGGTCTTAAAAAGATCGGTCAGGTTGTAGAACATGAAGCTACACCAAATATCCTTGGAATGGTAAATAAAGTTAAACATTTAGTTTCTGTTGAAGAAGCTTAA
- the infA gene encoding translation initiation factor IF-1 — translation MAKQAAIEQDGTIIEALSNAMFRVELENEHIVTAHISGKMRMHYIKLLPGDKVKLEMSPYDLTKARITYRY, via the coding sequence ATGGCTAAACAAGCTGCAATAGAACAAGATGGAACAATCATTGAAGCATTATCAAATGCTATGTTCCGTGTAGAATTAGAAAACGAGCATATCGTAACGGCTCACATTTCAGGAAAAATGCGTATGCATTACATCAAATTATTACCTGGTGATAAAGTGAAGTTAGAAATGAGTCCGTATGATTTAACAAAAGCAAGAATTACTTATAGATATTAA
- the secY gene encoding preprotein translocase subunit SecY: MKNFIDTIKNIWSIEELKNKVLVTLGLLLVYRFGAQVCLPGMDYTKLGAEFAGNFDNGLGGLLNMFTGGAFAQASVFALGIMPYISASIVVQLMGIAIPYLQKLQKEGESGRKKITQITRWLTIVICLVQAPFYLWGLGQLGVPPEAFTIGKGLDFIIPSVIILVTGTIFAMWLGEKITDKGIGNGISLLIMVGIIAYMPKAFVQEFVSNSGKPMLILIEIVIWLAIIMASIMLVMAVRQIPVQYARRTATGGYEKNVFGARQFIPLKLNASGVMPIIFAQALMFVPAALGKGLGTDSSVGQWMISNFQDVFGLWYNVLFAFLIIIFTYFYTAITVPTNKMADDLKRSGGFIPGIRPGGETGEYLDKIMSQITLPGSIFLALIAIFPAVVGTILGIQQGWALFFGGTSLLIMVGVAIDTMQQINSYLLNRHYDGLMKTGKNRKVVA; this comes from the coding sequence ATGAAAAATTTTATTGACACAATAAAAAATATTTGGAGCATAGAAGAACTAAAAAATAAAGTTTTAGTGACACTAGGACTTTTATTAGTGTACCGTTTTGGTGCACAAGTATGTCTTCCAGGTATGGACTATACAAAGCTTGGCGCTGAGTTTGCTGGTAATTTTGATAATGGACTTGGTGGTCTATTAAATATGTTTACTGGAGGAGCTTTTGCTCAAGCATCTGTATTTGCATTAGGAATTATGCCATATATATCTGCTTCTATTGTAGTTCAGTTGATGGGAATCGCGATTCCTTACCTGCAAAAACTTCAAAAAGAAGGAGAAAGTGGTCGTAAAAAAATCACTCAGATTACTAGATGGTTAACAATCGTTATTTGTTTGGTGCAAGCACCTTTCTACTTATGGGGATTAGGACAACTAGGAGTTCCACCTGAAGCATTTACAATAGGTAAAGGATTAGACTTTATCATTCCTTCTGTAATCATCCTTGTCACAGGAACAATTTTTGCAATGTGGTTAGGAGAAAAAATTACAGACAAAGGTATTGGTAACGGTATCTCATTATTAATTATGGTTGGAATTATTGCATACATGCCTAAAGCTTTCGTGCAAGAATTTGTTTCTAACTCAGGAAAACCAATGTTAATCCTTATAGAAATTGTAATATGGTTAGCTATTATTATGGCTAGTATCATGTTGGTAATGGCAGTACGCCAAATACCTGTACAATATGCTAGAAGAACTGCAACTGGTGGATATGAGAAGAATGTTTTTGGAGCAAGACAATTTATTCCATTAAAATTAAATGCATCTGGTGTAATGCCAATCATCTTTGCGCAAGCTTTGATGTTTGTGCCTGCAGCACTTGGAAAAGGTCTTGGAACAGATTCATCTGTTGGACAATGGATGATATCTAACTTTCAAGATGTATTTGGATTATGGTACAATGTTTTATTTGCATTCCTAATCATCATATTTACATACTTCTATACAGCAATCACAGTGCCTACTAATAAAATGGCAGATGATTTGAAGAGAAGTGGAGGATTCATTCCGGGAATTCGCCCTGGCGGAGAAACTGGAGAATACTTAGACAAGATAATGTCTCAAATTACGTTACCTGGATCAATCTTTTTAGCATTGATCGCAATATTCCCTGCAGTTGTTGGGACTATATTAGGAATTCAACAAGGTTGGGCATTATTCTTCGGAGGAACATCGTTGCTAATTATGGTAGGAGTTGCCATTGATACTATGCAACAAATAAACTCATACTTGTTGAACAGACATTATGATGGTTTAATGAAAACTGGTAAAAACCGTAAAGTAGTTGCATAA
- a CDS encoding FkbM family methyltransferase, whose protein sequence is MINLLKSLAPKSLKKFIKREILKTSQVNKPRYNTSLVKDEFTLDCTIAYNKYGGYCTPFAAQQESVVQEILKGNVYEPETIQYIIDHCGNGDVVQAGAYFGDFLPGIAKNISTKANVWTFEPSAEYFRCAEITIRINNLKNVHLFQVGLGEKKSEVQLQIETEDGRLLGGASRIIDSENGKFVPIMIEMLDSMIPEDRNISILQFDLEGFEIPALKGAINTIKRCKPILILEILSHNDILENEWFKNNILSLGYKISGKVHNNTIVTIQHNN, encoded by the coding sequence ATGATCAATCTACTAAAATCATTAGCTCCAAAAAGTCTAAAGAAATTTATAAAAAGAGAAATCTTAAAAACTTCTCAGGTCAATAAACCTAGGTATAATACTTCTTTAGTAAAGGATGAATTTACATTAGATTGTACAATTGCTTACAACAAATACGGAGGTTATTGTACGCCTTTTGCTGCACAACAAGAATCTGTAGTGCAAGAAATTCTCAAAGGAAATGTGTACGAGCCAGAAACCATTCAATACATAATTGATCACTGTGGTAATGGAGATGTTGTACAAGCTGGCGCGTATTTTGGAGACTTTCTTCCCGGAATTGCAAAAAATATTTCTACAAAGGCGAACGTTTGGACATTTGAACCAAGTGCCGAATACTTCCGATGTGCCGAAATCACCATACGCATCAACAATCTAAAAAATGTACACCTATTTCAAGTTGGCTTAGGAGAAAAAAAATCTGAAGTTCAATTGCAAATAGAAACTGAAGACGGAAGATTATTAGGTGGCGCAAGTAGAATAATTGATTCAGAAAATGGTAAATTTGTACCAATTATGATCGAAATGCTAGACAGTATGATTCCTGAAGATAGAAATATTTCAATACTTCAATTCGATTTAGAAGGATTTGAAATACCAGCATTAAAAGGCGCAATCAATACAATCAAAAGGTGCAAACCGATCTTAATACTTGAAATACTATCGCACAATGATATCTTAGAAAATGAATGGTTTAAAAATAACATTCTTTCTTTAGGCTATAAAATTTCAGGAAAAGTACACAACAACACCATAGTAACAATACAGCATAACAACTAA